The Sesamum indicum cultivar Zhongzhi No. 13 linkage group LG1, S_indicum_v1.0, whole genome shotgun sequence genome includes a window with the following:
- the LOC105160853 gene encoding uncharacterized protein LOC105160853 has translation MEIPEINMISDFEAGMKCLQNPSLISRFFPFPVNFWKWGALIFAIFATFSSIIKRIKLIFIRFHTVKPSSHLNDEIFEFSEDDDISLASSDDEQEEGESSPTTSSRRQNRVDEDFCVKGSRLSFKNHWQNGQLRQRRRRSGGAWSEFTSGKNVVKLWDSLGLSLDFDEDLFNYDPRSVVSTWDSDQNRKTSEFSAGVWNIPAAPTTSSTVILTAECNRKGDGVILGGYDTRMPSRVPAIYAEWNSPAEKVAGFATGGVGKVYVRDDVSRVITVGDVRNVRRPLESVRESDGDTWWDADAVIVEEEFEESG, from the coding sequence ATGGAAATTCCGGAGATAAATATGATAAGCGATTTCGAGGCAGGAATGAAATGCCTGCAAAACCCATCACTGATTTCCCGTTTCTTTCCATTTCCTGTTAACTTCTGGAAATGGGGTGCTCTGATTTTTGCGATTTTTGCTACTTTCAGCAGCATAATCAAGAGAATTAAGCTTATTTTCATCCGTTTTCATACTGTGAAACCTTCTTCGCATCTAAACGATGAGATTTTTGAGTTCAGCGAAGACGATGACATCTCCTTAGCATCTTCAGATGACGAACAAGAAGAAGGAGAAAGCAGCCCCACGACGTCGTCCCGACGTCAAAATCGCGTAGATGAAGATTTCTGCGTGAAGGGATCGCGTCTTTCTTTCAAAAATCATTGGCAGAATGGTCAATTGAGGCAGCGGAGGCGGCGGAGCGGCGGCGCTTGGTCCGAATTTACTTCTGGTAAAAATGTCGTTAAGCTTTGGGATAGTTTAGGTTTGAGTCTAGATTTCGATGAAGATCTATTCAACTATGATCCGAGAAGCGTAGTTTCAACCTGGGATTCTGATCAAAACCGAAAGACAAGCGAATTTTCAGCCGGCGTCTGGAATATTCCGGCTGCGCCGACCACATCTTCTACGGTAATTCTGACGGCGGAGTGTAACCGGAAGGGAGACGGCGTAATTTTGGGCGGTTATGATACAAGAATGCCAAGTCGTGTTCCAGCTATATATGCGGAGTGGAACTCTCCGGCGGAGAAAGTGGCCGGTTTCGCCACCGGCGGAGTTGGCAAGGTTTACGTCAGGGATGACGTGAGCAGGGTGATAACAGTTGGTGATGTGAGGAATGTGAGGAGGCCGTTAGAGAGTGTGAGAGAGTCTGACGGCGATACCTGGTGGGACGCTGACGCCGTTATTGTGGAGGAGGAATTTGAGGAGTCCGGATAA
- the LOC105160863 gene encoding VQ motif-containing protein 20, which yields MSPSKFQDSEVTTKGVINGPRPSPLRINKDSHAIHKPSSSPSSHQPVNENSAHLASGPKQQQQQQQQSLSAKRQPVIIYTHSPKVIHAQARDFMSLVQKLTGLSRSSEDEKTTTTTVKSESSESTKDDSGSLSEEKDCGVNKNVVYEDNESSSVLTTDDKFVGEVKDSSAISPMYKVSNPYLVDAPLFTPNSNDQFFCSSRPNSLFQSPRMANPISPSFMDFMKGFPDY from the coding sequence GATCAACGGTCCACGTCCGTCGCCGTTGAGAATCAACAAAGATTCTCATGCGATCCACAaaccttcttcttctccttcttcacATCAACCAGTTAACGAGAATTCAGCCCATCTTGCTTCGGGTCccaagcagcagcagcaacagcagcagcagagtCTGTCAGCCAAACGACAGCCCGTCATCATATACACACACTCTCCAAAAGTCATCCATGCACAGGCACGCGATTTCATGTCCCTGGTGCAGAAACTCACCGGCCTCTCGCGCTCATCGGAGGATGAAAAGACGACGACGACCACCGTGAAATCCGAGTCGTCGGAGTCGACCAAGGACGACAGCGGCTCCTTATCCGAAGAAAAGGACTGTGGGGTTAACAAGAATGTCGTGTACGAGGATAATGAGTCGTCTTCTGTTTTGACGACGGACGACAAGTTTGTCGGGGAAGTTAAGGATTCATCCGCCATTTCTCCGATGTACAAAGTGTCTAATCCCTACTTGGTTGATGCTCCACTCTTCACCCCGAATTCTAACGATCAATTTTTCTGTTCGTCGAGGCCGAATTCTCTGTTTCAATCCCCGAGAATGGCTAATCCGATTTCACCTTCGTTCATGGATTTCATGAAAGGGTTCCCCGATTACTGA